Sequence from the Tripterygium wilfordii isolate XIE 37 chromosome 10, ASM1340144v1, whole genome shotgun sequence genome:
CGAGGTTCAACCCAACTTACCTACGTTCTCTagcaaagaacaataaataattccactaatatgaagaaaattacaaaagagatgagctcttgaactcaagaactaacTCAAATCTCTTTCTCTCGCTCTAGATGACACTCTCCTAGGGTTTACAACACAATACAACCCTATCAAGTTGGCTCACACGAAACCCGACAAATAAAATCTATTTATAAGGGCTGTCCCAAGTGTAGATCTGCGACATCCATTTGGACGGCTCGAGTACCACCCTAAAGAACACCTATAGTTACCACTCTAAAGAACATATAGATTGTCAATCATCTTTCCCGTCATTACTGTCACTGATCCCTTGCTCACCCTTAAAACTCCACCTTTTGCGAAGAACCTGCAGCCTCTAGGATGTAGATTACTCATAGAcacaatattgttttttaaatcaGGTACATGACAGACATCCATTAAAGTTCTAAGAGCTCTACCTTGAAATTTGATCCGAACTGAGCCATTCCTAACAATCTTGTAGGAAGTACCATTACCCATCAAGAATCTGCCACCTTTGAATGAATCATAGGTAGCATATGCATCCCTATAAGAAGACGTGATAGGAGCAACCTGAATCTAAAATTGACTCCTCATTGGAACAAACCTATGGAACTATAATAGAAAAAGTAAAAGTTGAATCCTCATCTGAGCCAACATTCACATTTGCATCAGCCTTCCACGATCTTTGAGCTTTGGACACTCCGACTTGAAGTGCCCAAAATGACGACAATAGTAATAGTAAACACTCTTCTTTGATTTATCATAGCTTTTCCCTGAACCATTCTTACCCTTAACAAATAGACCAACTGCCTGATCGCCACTACCCTTACCATTCAACTTGGTTCTTAAGTCTGTTGAGTTCAAAGATGCCTTGACATTGACCAAGGAGATTGAATTCCATTCATATAGCATGAAATTAATAAAGGAATCATACGAGACTAGTAGCGaacacaaaagaataagagCTTGGTCATCCTTGTCAACCTTGATGTCAATGTTCCTCAAATCCATGATAATCTGATTAAGTTTATCAAGGTATTGTTATATTGATACTTGAGTCCATCTTTAGAGTATACCATCGGTTCGTGAGAGACTTCGTCATATATAAGCTTTCCAATTTGTCCCACAGTCTTTTGACTGTTTCTTTGTCTGCTACCACCTTAAGCACTACATCGCAAGAGATAACTGAATCGTATTATGCACCTTCTCATTTATCTCTTCTACCATTTCTTTTGGGTAACTTGATTGCCTCTTCTGCATCCAAAATCTTTGCCAAATGTTGAAGCAAAAGTGCGCACATCTTGATATGCCACAAACTGAAACTATTCTCTCCATCAaattttttatctcaaattttGTAAGAGCCATTAAACCCAGCTCCAATACCATTTGTTGTGAATTAAAGGAACAAAACTCGAATATAGAAAGTATgcgaaaacaaaagagagaaagatgcCACAAAATTTAACGATGTTCGGCACAACTTGCCTATGTCCTCGGACGAAGAACAACGAAGAATTTCACTAATACAAAGAAGATTACAAAATATATGAgctcttgaactcaagaactagCCCAAATCCCTTTCTATTGCTCTAGACGACACTCTCCTAGTGTTTACAACTCAATACAACTATCTCAAGTCGGCTCACATGAAACCTTACAAATAAACCTATTTATAAGGATCGCTGTAAATTTACGACATCCGTCCAGTCGGCTTGAGTAACGGTCCAGATAGCTCCACCTGACAGCAGCTTTCTTTTTGAGCCAATTACTCCATAGAAAGTCAGAAAGGCTTATTTAGGTGTCAACATAAGTTCAGCTTACACTATTCATTTGAGGACTTATCAGAAGAAAAGTAATTTCATGTTACTTTGCATGCTCTTTTATTCTCTTTTTAATTCCCATTGAACTTTGTCTTGGAGAACTAGGAACAATCTGCCTTCATGTGACCTAGCTTGTCAAATTTGTAGTAAATTGacttcctctcttttctttccctttccaTTGTCATTTGATCTTCCAAATTTTTAGAGCAAGAAATATCGGGCATTAGAGGcctataaatgaaaaatcctaCCCCAATAGCAGTGCGAAAATAAACTACACGTCTACAACGTCTGTAGTGTCTCCCCGATCTCCTAAGAAATGTATCGAGATACAACGATTTATTAAATTGTCTAACCAATAGATtgtctaaaattattttttcgaTAGTCTAATTATTTATCTGGCCTGCACTAGTAAATTATTTGGTCAAACCTGATAGTCAAATTGGCGAAAGTCAAACTTTGGTACAATTTATAAATTCGCCAAAAATGGCTAACTTATCAAATGCGCTAAAAGCCCTTTGTGCCACAATTTACTCTTCTTCCTAATGAGCCTGGTCAACTTATTTTAAAATGGTCAAAGGAATAATTTATTATGTCAGACGGGCCAAATCAATTTAGTGGCCAAATTTTGAATCAGCTTGGGCCAACAATTTCTCGGCCCAATGTTCCCACACTTAGTCCCCATTAAACATGGGCTTTATTTATTTAGGTGGCCTACTAGGAACCCATTTCCATGGGCCAAGCTCCAAAATTATGGGTCAGCCCCCTCCAACCCCATTTTCTCAAGTCACGACCATTGGCCATGACAAGTCTTGTAACAAAGTCACGTGTGGTAACTATGTTACCTGCGCATCTCCCATCCCGCGTTGGCAGTCATGGGTTGCCATGGCTGGAATCAGTTTCAGCTCTAGTCTGCGACTTTGGGTAATTGGATGGCCAAAGTCTCCCAAAACCACCGTGAGGTGGTGCTGCATGATGATGACTAGTGGCACCAGCTTTTCTTTGATGACACGCCATGAAGCTCACGGTTTGGTCGAGTTTTCCGACCACTGGTCATCTCTTTCCTTTCATCAATCCCAACAGTCCCTTTTGGTGTGTTAGAGGTTGCCTTTAGGCTACCCCAATGCAGCCAAAGCAGACCCACACTATTTAGCGATTATTGACCGTGGCACCTAGAAAGATAAACAAGAGTGAGAAAGCTCATCGTGCTTGGTTCTCTCATCTTCGACAATCGCTCTGATTCcctgatgagtatcccacatcaaaaaaatagggctaccaactctagtttataaggatccaaggcaccctcacctggtaagctGGTTTTCTGGGTTATAGtactaccttgggccttatgggccggggTGGTGCCGTCCAGGAAagggctgccgtctgaagggcgagcgaagccgccaggcgagcgtagccgccgtggacgtcggctgtccaagggggggtggtttgatgagtatcccaaatcgaaaaaatagggctaccaactatagtttataaggatccaaggcaccatCACCTGGTAAGTCGGTTTTCTGGATtatagttctaccttgggcatTATGGGCCggggtgggtattcatcattccCCTACCACACCCTCGACTCCAAGTTGTTGGATTGTTCAAGAATAGTGGCTGTGGAGCAAATTATTACACTCCGTATGTACGGTTCTAGAAGATTGATAGCTTCCAGACAAAAGAACcttatccagaagcagtttATCCGACAGTTCAGTTATCCGACGGTTACCGTAGAAGTAGTTACAATGAGAGGTCACCAGGAGCGGTTAAATTGTCTCATGGCCGCATCAACTGACAAACCCCAaggcctataaatacatatcgTTCCACATTTGTAAAACATCATTGACACTTACCTCTAATAAAAtatcagactccgtggacatAGGCAAGTTGTTGAACCACGTAAACTCTGTGTTGTCATTTTCTTAAATCTTTCTACTTTATGCATATTTTATACctcggtgcaaatttagcatcgacaattgCGTCGTCTGTGTGAAACGAAGAGTTCTTTAATATAAGCCATGTCTCAAGAAGCGGAAGTATCACGACAGGAGGAACTGCCTCATCCAGAAGAGGATAGGGCTCGGCATAATAATGATGAAATCGAAGGGCAAATTCCAAATGCATTGGAATTGGAAGAAGCCCTACTTAAGGCAGAAGAAGATTTGCTAGAGAGACAAGAGCATGCTCAAGCTCTAAGGGAAAGACTCCAAACCATGAGGAGAAATGGGAAACGTTTGACTAGTGAAATCCAGAGTGTTGTCTGAGGTGATAGGGATGCAGATCCAAAGCGTGTTCGGGAGTAAGACAATGGGAGCACTGGGAGGTCCCATCGGAGGAGGAGACCAGTTACGGAGAGGAGAAGGCGCACTCCATCTCCAAGGGGTGCAAGGAACAAATCCCCGTAGCCGTCTAGAAGGATAAGGCGCCGAAGCCTTTCCCCGAGAATTCGAATGAGAAAAGACACTGGGGAGGTCTTATGGAGTGCTCAGAAGAAGGTCGAGCAAAGCCTCAGAAAGATGAATTCCACACCCTTTGTGCGGGCTCTACGATTAGAAGATCCACCAAACAAGTTTTCACCCCTGAAGTTTGTAGTCTATGATGGAAAAACATATACAGTAGCATATATTTCAGCCTACACTCATAAGATGGCTCTTTGGGCAGGTCAGGACGGGCTCATGTGCAAAATGTTTCTGTCAAGCGTCTAGACAACATCCATGAAATGGTTCCATCAACTTCCAGAGAACTCAGTTTCATCTTGGAAGGAGTTGGCACATATCTTCGTAGCAAGATTCATAGTAAATAGTCGAGATCCAACAACATTGGATATGCTATTTGCTTTACATCTGAGGAAAGGAGAATCACTCTGGGCTTACGCTGCCAGGTATTTAGATACCTATGCGGATATAGAAGATTGTGATGAAAGGACTGCAGTGGCTACTTTTCGCCTCAGGCTCCCTCGTGATTATAAATTGCGAGAGAGTTTGACGATGGCTCCACCCAAAAAGCATGGTTACGCTCTAGGACAGGATTAAATAATATGTCAAACAAAAAGAAGACAAGCAAGGGGATCAACAGTTTGCTTCTCAGGAAGggacaaaaaaaggaaaataagaagTGTGAAAAGAAAAACGGGCAAGAAAAAGACTCAAAGAAGGATCCAAAGCCCAGTTCTTACGAGGTGGTAAAGacaatatttaaggacccaatttTCCGAATTCTACCTCAGATCGCGGACAAGCCGTATTTTCGACGTCCAAATAAGATGTCAGGGGATTCGTCAACTCGAAACCAGTCCAAATGGTGTTCCTATCATAGGGACAAAGGCCACAGGACATAAGATTGCAGAGAGTTCAAACGGCACTTGGAAGAATTGGTTCAACAGGGGCATCTTAAGGATTTCATTGATAAAGAGAAGAACGTTGCCGAAAAGAAGGCAGAACCTCAGCCAAAGGAGAGGGGAGAACCTTCACACTATGTGGTTAATTTGATTGATGCAATGGTATCGGATGCACAACTTAGTGATAAGATAAGGTGAACGGAGTATAGGAAGGTCCAACACCAACAAGAGGTAATGTGGATGGATTTTAATCCCAAGTTGGGAACCAAGAGACCAAGGGACGCAACTGCAATCACTTTTACCAAGGAAGATGCAACAGGAGTGATCTTTCTGCATAATGATGCTTTTGTGATCTCCCTGCAAATTGGAGCAGCGACAGTGAAGCGAATGATTGTAGACCAAGGTAGCTCTACAGAGATCATGTATTATTCATTCTTCTAGAAGTTAGGGAAAACTCATGCAGACTTGATTCCTGTTCTGACACATCTAGTGGGACTTAATGCAACCCCAGTTTGGCCGCTTGGAAGGATAAGAATGCCAGTCACGGTCGGTCCAAGAACAGTTGAGGTGGATTTCCTTGTTATAGATATATCCTCTACATATAATGCAATCATGGGCAGGACCTGGCTCCACTTAATGGAGGTTGTTCCCTCATCTtatcatcagatgctcaaattcCCCTACGGGGACAAGGTGGTGGAGATAAGAGGAGACCAGGTTGCCTCAAAAGGGTGTTTTATGGCAAAAGCAAAGCATGCAGTAAGAATaatgatgatggaagaagaggcTCCAGTCCTATAGGAAGTTGGAAAGGAGCCAACAACCAAGTCGATGGAAGAGCTTGAGAAGGTTCAAGTTACACCAAAAATTCCTGACAGATACTTTTTGGTTGGGACTAGCTTGCCCATACCAGAGAAGGAATCCTTAATTGGGATGTTAAGGAAAAATGTGGGGGTGTTTGCATGGACTCCCTATGAGATGCCAGGGGTGGATCCGGAATTGGCAATCCATAGATTGAATGTCAAACCAGGTTGCAAACCTGTAATTCAGAAGGGTAGAAGGTCAGTCGTTTAACACACGGAGGCCATGGTTAAGAAGGTGGAAAACCTACTGGAAGCTAAGGCCAGAAGGGAGGTCCAGTACCCCGAATGGCTCTCAAACACAGTGGTGATTTCACCGATTTGAAcaaagcatgtccaaaggattTTTCCCGCTTCCTAAAATCAATCAATTGGTGGATATGACATCAGGAATGGCAAGGATGAGCTTTCTGAACGCATACCGAGGGTACCATCAAATCCCAATGCATCCATCTGATCAGAAGAAGACTTCGTTCATCACCCCAAAAGGAATATTCTGTTACCAAGTAATGCCTTTCGACTTAAATAATGCAGGTGCCACATTTCAGAGGATGGTGACAAAACTCTTCGGACCTCTGATTGGCAAGACTATGGAAGTTTACATAGATGACATGGTGGTCCAAGGCAAATTCCAACATGACCACTTGATGCATCTTCAGGAGGTGTTTGATGTCTTAAAGAGAAATAACCTAAAGCTGAATGCTAgcaaatgcgcttttggagttAGTACGGGTAAATTCCTGGGCCATCTCGTTACACAAAGGGGAATCGAGGCTAATCCAGCACGGATCAAGGTCATTCAATGCTTGGAGCGACCCACCAAGGTAAAGGAGATACAGAAACTAACTGGAATGGCAGCGACACTTAATAGGTTCATCAATATATCTTTAGACAGATTTAGGCCTTTCCTTCGACTGCTTAAGTCGGGAAGAGCTTTCCAATGGGATGAGGATTGCAAGGCAGCTTTTCTTGGGTTTAAAAGTTATTTGTAGAAACCCCAACTATTGGCCACACCTAAGGAAGGAGACACCTTCAACTATACCTAGCAGTGTCAAACCATGCCATTAGTGCCGTAATCCTGAGAGAAGAAAGGAGGATCCAACACCTTCAAATATACCTAGCAGTGTCAAACCAAGACAATGCTAGATGCTGAGACAAGGTACTCACCCCTGGAAAGGCATTGGTAATGGCTTCTAGGAAGTTGAACCATTATTTCCAGGCATACCCAGTGGAAGTGGTGACAGAATACCATTGAAGACCTTGTTAGGAAAAGTGGACATGTCTGGAAGGGTTTTCAAATGGTCAGTCGAATTGACTCAGTATGATTTGCAGTTCGTCCCAAGGACTGCCATTAAAGCTCAAGTTTTAGCTTATTTTGTTGCCGAGTTCGCCACGGAGCAACTGCCTGAAGAAGCCAACCAGACATAGAAGGTACAAGTAACTCCTTCTCATCTTTGGGAGTTGCAAGTTGATAGTTATTCAACAAGACAAGGATCCGGAGTAGGAATTGTGCTCATAGCACCGGAAGGAGAAGTGTTGGAGATGGCTATACGATTAGGGTTCCcagaaacaaataaaagaaatgatTAGTTCAAGTATAAGGGCAAAACTATAATTCTAAAAATTTAAACGACACATTAatcattttaaaaagaaaaaagaaaaagaagagaggagagaatcAACTCCCCTctcccatttttcttcttttctttcttcttctttcttttggtgGTTGCTCTCACTTCTTCCTACCCTCCACCAACTAGCAGCTGCCACCAGCCACTTTTCCAGCTAGTTCTGGTCACCGGCCAGCTACCATTTTCAACCAACATTCATTCAAGCCTTTAGTTCACCCATTTAGCTCCAAATCAAGGTATTTAAGTCAAACTTTTCCTACTCTCCTTAGTTGCTGGAAATTAGGTTTTGACAAATCAAAATCTTGTTATTTAGGTGCAATTGAAGGAATTTACACTTGGGTAAGATCTCAACAACcttgtatttgaattttgggGTTAAATTTGATGAAGATTAATCTTAGGGTTTTACAAGTTTTGTGGTTTGAGGATAATCTTTGAATATGATGAAATTATTGATTAAATAGGTTGACTTAGACTTATTTATGATTGTATCTCTAGATtccattgttgattggagttgcAAGCTTGGTTAGGTgaggttcaagaacttggaaagtcttGGGTTAAGAAAAGGTTaatgatttcttgatttattgggttgtTTTGTGTTAGTTATATGAAATTAAAGTTACTGGTATGTTGATTCGATaatgggcttaccgaataataggttgattgaggccgaaaaattcaaggttgagtattggtttacatagctaatttttgggagtgcgaggtagggaaatttcacccctTTGCTATTTTCTTAAATATGTCCTCCTAATAAGAACGCTATCTTTTCTCaatgttcattatgatttcgttctcgccttaattgcacctaagggagtgcaaccccactttgtgatttattcgttgtatgacttgagttatattgcataccctacttgttcaatcttccattgagcatgaattactcttgaacatgcatcatgtaggttgtatgtataccctattgcataaccatgttggccatgcattgtagttgcatggtagatgtcgggtatgtaCTCGTATATCTCCTTGTTGTGAttaatgtgaaatgtggaatgccgttgggccgttcagggttcctataagtatgggaatgtcggtgggccgagtcaggattccatatgtgctcgaagcaCTATGCTATGATGTCGTTGGGTTGTTCAGGATctcgatatgtatagggatgccggtgggccaagttaggatctcctatggtgtggttatctacttgtgtttggtgtacatgatgatagctatcatattgttgcatttgtgcctttctttaatatttcagccttatattattcacttactctttattattccctactgggccttttgctcacccttttctttctcctattccctccgtgtaggtgagtctagttcctgtaccagggtcgcggatcaggaggagggtgcgtgacatggatggatttttggagagtgataggactagatggttctaaaatgtgattatgttattactattttctcgtacctattttcttggttgagacatattgtgtgatatccctatttaACAGTgggatggacggttgggagCGTGCTCCGTGTGATTGGGACTCCCGAATCGGGTTTgcggactttgtgtcctgaagATTTCTCATGTTTGTAGGATTGCTACTTGTGTTGGTTGTCGATTacatatgttattgtgtgtggagaaattatgtgtgattgttaggtggcctaaggccctgcttggatttgaaaattgattgatgatatgatttgttaggtggcctgaggcc
This genomic interval carries:
- the LOC120007308 gene encoding uncharacterized protein LOC120007308; this translates as MWMDFNPKLGTKRPRDATAITFTKEDATGVIFLHNDAFVISLQIGAATVKRMIVDQVGLNATPVWPLGRIRMPVTVGPRTVEVDFLVIDISSTYNAIMGRTWLHLMEVVPSSYHQMLKFPYGDKVVEIRGDQVASKGCFMAKAKHAVRIMMMEEEAPVL